Proteins from a single region of Gossypium arboreum isolate Shixiya-1 chromosome 1, ASM2569848v2, whole genome shotgun sequence:
- the LOC108480236 gene encoding uncharacterized protein LOC108480236: protein MSPPSLLGPPELRHPTPPKPETTVATTTTKVPSDPFMDLMLANFNKAKNTPSMGFTENNSATYLATGNPCLDFFFHVVPNSPPDSIREMLGRAWNFDPLMTLKLICNLRGVRGTGKSDKEGFYTAAFWLHDHHPKTLACNLDSFVNFGYFKDLPEILYRLLEGSTVRQVQKQDWLMRKMGIFREGSRCYSKKQKVEKSKPKGATNPNLEKAKARDLRKEKKISMAKKVIGRYSRDPDFRFLYERVSDLFAACLKSDMEFLKSNETRKIGLAAKWCPSIDSSFDKSTLLCESISKKIFSRENYPEYEGIDEEHYAYRVRDRLRKDVLVPLRKVLELPEVYIGANKWDSIPYNRVASIAMKFYKEKFLKHDKDRFSKYLEDVKAGKSTIASGALLPHEIIAELNKADDEQVEQVAELQWQRMVNDLLQRGKLRNCMAVSDVSGSMHGTPMEVSVALGVLVSDLSEKPWKGKLITFSESPKLKLVEGGNLKEKTQFVRDMEWGGNTDFQKVFDLILKVAVDGNLKPEQMIKRLFVFSDMEFDQASMSPWETDYDVIVKKFTEKGYGDVIPQIVFWNLRHSRATPLPATQKGVALVSGFSKNLLKMFLDEDGDINPVAVMEAAISGEEYQKLVVLD from the coding sequence ATGTCGCCACCGTCTCTTCTCGGCCCACCGGAGCTCCGCCACCCCACTCCTCCAAAGCCTGAAACCACTGTCGCCACCACCACCACTAAAGTTCCAAGCGATCCATTCATGGATCTAATGTTGGCTAATTTCAATAAAGCCAAAAACACACCTTCGATGGGATTCACCGAAAATAATTCAGCCACTTATTTAGCCACCGGCAATCCTTGCCTTGACTTTTTTTTCCATGTGGTACCTAATTCCCCACCCGATTCCATTAGAGAAATGTTGGGTCGAGCTTGGAATTTTGATCCATTGATGACTCTGAAGCTAATTTGTAACTTACGTGGTGTTCGTGGTACAGGGAAATCCGACAAGGAAGGGTTTTATACGGCGGCGTTTTGGTTACACGATCATCATCCTAAAACCCTTGCTTGTAATTTGGATTCCTTTGTTAATTTTGGGTATTTCAAGGATTTACCCGAAATTCTGTATCGTTTGCTTGAAGGATCTACGGTTAGACAGGTTCAAAAACAAGATTGGTTGATGAGAAAGATGGGGATATTCAGAGAGGGAAGCCGTTGTTATTCAAAGAAGCAAAAAGTggaaaaatcaaaacccaaagGAGCTACAAACCCGAATTTGGAGAAAGCAAAAGCAAGGGatttaagaaaggaaaagaagattTCAATGGCTAAAAAGGTGATCGGGCGATATTCAAGAGACCCAGATTTCAGGTTCCTTTATGAACGTGTCTCTGATCTTTTTGCTGCTTGTCTTAAATCAGATATGGAGTTTTTGAAATCTAATGAAACTAGAAAGATTGGTCTTGCTGCAAAATGGTGTCCTTCAATTGATTCTTCATTTGATAAATCAACATTGTTATGTGAAAGCATTTCCAAGAAAATATTTTCTCGAGAAAATTATCCTGAATATGAAGGAATCGATGAAGAACATTATGCTTACCGTGTTCGTGATCGGCTTAGGAAAGATGTGTTAGTGCCACTGCGTAAAGTTTTAGAATTACCAGAAGTATACATTGGTGCAAATAAATGGGATTCAATCCCTTACAACAGAGTAGCTTCTATAGCAATGAAGTTTTACAAGGAGAAGTTTTTAAAACACGATAAAGATCGGTTTTCGAAGTATTTAGAAGACGTAAAAGCCGGTAAGTCGACTATCGCATCCGGTGCATTACTCCCACACGAAATAATCGCTGAATTAAACAAAGCCGACGACGAACAAGTTGAGCAAGTAGCAGAGcttcaatggcagcggatggtgAATGACTTATTACAAAGAGGTAAACTTCGTAATTGTATGGCGGTTTCCGATGTTTCCGGTAGTATGCACGGGACACCAATGGAAGTTTCAGTCGCATTAGGCGTATTGGTATCGGATTTAAGTGAAAAACCATGGAAAGGAAAGCTTATAACTTTTAGTGAAAGCCCTAAACTTAAATTAGTAGAAGGTGGAAACTTGAAGGAAAAAACACAGTTTGTGAGAGATATGGAATGGGGTGGCAACACTGATTTTCAAAAAGTATTTGATCTTATATTGAAAGTTGCTGTTGATGGGAATTTAAAACCAGAACAAATGATTAAAAGGTTGTTTGTGTTTAGTGATATGGAATTTGATCAAGCTTCAATGTCACCATGGGAGACTGATTATGATGTTATTGTAAAGAAATTTACAGAGAAAGGGTATGGAGATGTGATCCCACAAATTGTGTTTTGGAATTTGAGACATTCAAGGGCTACACCATTGCCTGCAACTCAAAAAGGGGTTGCTTTGGTTAGTGGATTTTCGAAGAATTTATTAAAGATGTTTTTGGATGAAGATGGTGATATAAACCCTGTTGCTGTTATGGAAGCTGCTATTTCTGGTGAAGAGTATCAGAAATTGGTTGTACTTGATTGA